One window from the genome of Faecalibacterium sp. HTF-F encodes:
- a CDS encoding class I SAM-dependent methyltransferase — MEYSKEDLMEAKKQIWGVGENMGTEESKKIWEENAQFWDNAMGDESNEFHREVVRPKVTELLSPNPADYILDIACGNGNYSSYLAQRGASVVAFDYSKKMIELAKRRQSQYAKQIEFCVADATDRKSILELKRNRAFTKAVSNMAIMDITDIEPLLMAVYELLQESGIFVFATQHPCFVTLTEKYMTPHSYYDIAIEGQPKEQIYYHRSIQDIFNLCFRAGFVIDGFYEECFKTNKEIPMVMIVRLKKVKRDSLK, encoded by the coding sequence ATGGAATATAGTAAGGAAGATTTAATGGAAGCAAAAAAGCAAATTTGGGGAGTGGGAGAGAACATGGGAACAGAGGAAAGTAAAAAAATCTGGGAGGAGAACGCACAATTTTGGGATAATGCAATGGGTGACGAATCTAATGAATTTCACAGAGAGGTAGTGCGTCCCAAAGTAACGGAACTTCTATCTCCTAATCCTGCGGATTACATTTTGGATATTGCGTGTGGCAATGGAAATTATTCTTCGTATCTTGCACAAAGAGGCGCTTCGGTTGTCGCTTTTGATTACAGCAAAAAAATGATAGAATTGGCTAAAAGACGGCAATCACAATATGCAAAACAAATTGAATTTTGTGTGGCGGATGCGACCGATAGAAAAAGTATATTAGAATTAAAAAGAAATCGAGCCTTTACGAAAGCAGTTTCTAATATGGCAATTATGGATATTACGGATATTGAACCACTTCTTATGGCTGTTTATGAACTGTTGCAGGAAAGCGGAATTTTTGTCTTTGCAACGCAACACCCTTGTTTTGTCACGTTGACTGAAAAATATATGACACCGCACAGTTACTATGATATAGCGATTGAAGGGCAACCGAAAGAGCAGATTTATTATCATCGTTCCATACAAGATATTTTTAACCTTTGTTTTAGAGCTGGATTTGTCATTGATGGATTTTATGAAGAATGTTTTAAAACCAACAAAGAAATTCCTATGGTAATGATAGTAAGGCTTAAGAAGGTAAAACGTGATAGCTTAAAATAA
- a CDS encoding sigma-70 family RNA polymerase sigma factor, producing the protein MTDQIAYQEYIQRRYNAFCKTVIRCAALDKILKLKRQWERQVSLDYLMNEKFVQFAASEPDEEYPFTVCGQTVLLCNAALADAISVLPEQTREEILRYYFLRQPQRVIGACIGRSRSTAGRHIQLALQRLREEMGVSRYE; encoded by the coding sequence ATGACCGACCAGATAGCCTATCAAGAATATATCCAGCGCAGGTACAACGCCTTTTGCAAGACTGTTATCCGCTGTGCCGCCTTGGACAAGATTTTGAAGCTTAAACGGCAATGGGAACGGCAAGTTTCCCTTGACTATCTGATGAACGAGAAGTTTGTCCAGTTTGCCGCGTCGGAGCCGGACGAGGAATACCCATTTACCGTCTGCGGTCAGACCGTCCTGCTCTGCAACGCCGCCCTTGCCGACGCGATCTCTGTTTTGCCGGAGCAGACGCGGGAAGAAATCCTGCGCTATTACTTTCTGCGCCAGCCGCAGCGCGTGATCGGCGCGTGTATTGGCCGGTCACGCAGCACAGCGGGGCGGCATATCCAGCTTGCCTTGCAGCGGCTACGCGAAGAAATGGGGGTGAGCCGGTATGAGTAG
- a CDS encoding helix-turn-helix domain-containing protein, which produces MSRLLPYETILKAREGDPEAVNAVLLHYAGYIRYFSKVNGQVNAEVEDYVKQRLIDCQFKFRLDEPPDKS; this is translated from the coding sequence ATGAGTAGACTTCTCCCCTATGAAACAATCCTCAAAGCCCGTGAGGGCGACCCAGAAGCCGTGAACGCTGTCCTGCTCCACTACGCCGGATATATCCGCTATTTCTCAAAAGTGAACGGGCAGGTCAACGCCGAGGTGGAGGACTATGTAAAGCAGCGGTTAATTGACTGTCAATTCAAGTTCCGGCTTGACGAACCACCGGACAAGTCATAA
- a CDS encoding plasmid mobilization protein, with translation MRKKYNTPHRSRVVKTRLSEDEYADFTARLAPYGISQSEFLRQAIRRATIRPVVHVSSVNDELLSAVGKLTAEYGRIGGNLNQIARYLNEYGVPYNTLSGEVRAAISDLAVLKYEVLKKVGDAVGNTQAYQL, from the coding sequence ATGCGAAAGAAATACAACACGCCCCACCGCAGCCGCGTTGTGAAAACCCGGCTGTCCGAAGATGAGTATGCCGACTTCACAGCGCGGCTTGCGCCCTATGGTATCAGCCAGTCCGAATTTCTCCGGCAGGCGATACGGCGGGCGACCATACGCCCGGTTGTCCATGTGTCGTCGGTCAATGACGAGTTGCTTTCCGCTGTCGGGAAGCTGACAGCCGAGTACGGCAGGATCGGCGGCAACCTCAATCAGATTGCCCGGTATCTGAACGAATACGGCGTACCCTACAACACCCTTTCCGGCGAGGTACGCGCCGCCATATCCGACCTTGCCGTCCTCAAGTATGAAGTCCTCAAGAAAGTAGGTGACGCGGTTGGCAACACTCAAGCATATCAACTCTAA
- a CDS encoding relaxase/mobilization nuclease domain-containing protein yields MATLKHINSKNADYGAAEQYLLFEHDEFTMKPVLDETGRLIPREDYRLSTLNCDGEDFAVACMRANLRYQKNQRREDVKSHHYIISFDPRDGPDNGLTVDRAQALGEQFCKEHFPGHQALVCTHPDGHNHSGNIHVHIVINSLRIEEVPFLPYMDRPADTKVGCKHRCTDAALRYFKSEVMEMCHREGLYQIDLLNGSKNRVTDREYWAQKKGQAALDKQNAPMIADSITPRQTKFETNKEKLRQTLRKALATAASFDEFSSLLLQEGVTVKESRGRLSYLTPDRTKPITARKLGDDFDRAAVFAVLEQNAARAAEAPARSPDPPRTIKDRLQVARAEIAAPKQDGVQRLVDIEQKMAEGKGRGYERWAKIHNLKQAAKTLSVYQQYGFTSPEQLEAAVDTAYQKMRQTSGELKALETKLQGKKKLQRQVLAYAQTKAARDGLRAQKSEKARAAYRQAHESDFIIADAAARYFKAHGITKLPARKALQAEIEQLISEKDGLYNTYHEQKQRFKELQTVKRNIDQILRRDEPHRRKEQSHER; encoded by the coding sequence TTGGCAACACTCAAGCATATCAACTCTAAAAACGCCGACTACGGAGCCGCCGAGCAATATCTTCTCTTTGAGCATGACGAGTTTACCATGAAGCCCGTCCTTGATGAAACCGGCAGGCTTATCCCCCGCGAGGACTACCGGCTGTCCACGCTGAACTGCGACGGGGAGGATTTTGCCGTTGCGTGTATGCGGGCCAATCTCCGCTATCAGAAAAACCAGCGGCGGGAAGATGTGAAAAGCCACCACTACATCATCAGCTTTGACCCGCGGGACGGGCCGGACAACGGCCTGACCGTAGACCGGGCGCAGGCGTTGGGGGAACAATTCTGTAAAGAGCATTTTCCCGGCCACCAGGCCCTTGTCTGCACCCACCCGGACGGGCATAACCACAGCGGCAACATTCATGTGCATATCGTCATAAACAGCCTGCGGATTGAGGAAGTGCCGTTCCTGCCCTACATGGACAGGCCGGCCGATACGAAAGTCGGCTGCAAGCACCGATGTACCGACGCTGCCCTGCGCTACTTCAAATCCGAAGTCATGGAGATGTGCCACCGGGAGGGGCTTTATCAAATCGACCTCTTGAACGGCAGCAAGAACCGCGTCACCGACCGGGAGTATTGGGCGCAGAAAAAGGGACAGGCCGCGCTGGACAAGCAGAACGCCCCCATGATTGCCGATAGTATCACGCCCCGGCAGACCAAGTTTGAAACGAACAAGGAGAAGCTGCGGCAGACCCTACGGAAAGCCCTTGCCACCGCCGCCAGCTTTGACGAGTTTTCCTCTCTGTTGCTGCAGGAGGGTGTGACCGTCAAGGAGAGCCGGGGGCGGCTTTCCTACCTCACGCCGGACAGGACAAAGCCAATTACCGCCCGGAAGCTGGGCGACGATTTTGACCGCGCCGCTGTCTTTGCCGTTTTAGAGCAAAACGCCGCCAGAGCAGCCGAAGCGCCAGCCAGATCCCCCGATCCCCCACGCACCATAAAAGACCGCTTGCAGGTTGCCAGAGCCGAGATAGCCGCCCCGAAACAGGACGGAGTGCAGCGGCTTGTGGACATTGAGCAGAAAATGGCCGAGGGCAAAGGCCGGGGCTATGAACGCTGGGCGAAGATACACAATCTGAAGCAGGCCGCCAAAACGCTGTCCGTCTACCAGCAATACGGCTTTACTTCCCCGGAGCAGTTAGAAGCCGCCGTTGACACCGCCTATCAGAAAATGCGCCAGACCAGCGGCGAACTGAAAGCACTGGAAACGAAGCTGCAAGGGAAAAAGAAGTTGCAGCGGCAGGTGTTGGCCTACGCCCAGACCAAGGCCGCCCGCGACGGGCTGCGGGCACAGAAATCCGAGAAAGCCCGCGCCGCATACCGGCAGGCCCATGAGAGCGATTTTATCATAGCCGACGCAGCAGCCCGGTATTTCAAGGCGCATGGCATTACCAAGCTGCCCGCCCGGAAAGCGTTGCAGGCCGAGATCGAGCAGCTTATCTCCGAGAAAGACGGCCTGTATAACACCTATCACGAACAGAAACAGCGGTTCAAGGAGTTGCAGACCGTCAAGCGGAACATCGACCAGATTTTGCGCCGGGACGAGCCGCACCGCAGAAAGGAGCAGAGCCATGAGCGATAA
- a CDS encoding cysteine-rich VLP domain-containing protein produces MSDNLPHMDYRQHRRARRLVHECCNYDEGNCLLLDDGEPCVCVQSISFSLMCHWFRVAVLPLDGELAAALLCRGSRKRCAVCGAAFVPKSNRGKYCPDCAGRMKKIKAAERKRKQRQRCHALEPFKPA; encoded by the coding sequence ATGAGCGATAACCTGCCCCACATGGACTACCGCCAGCACCGGCGGGCGCGGCGGCTGGTACATGAGTGCTGTAACTACGATGAGGGGAACTGCCTGCTATTGGACGACGGGGAGCCTTGCGTGTGCGTCCAGAGCATTTCCTTTTCCCTCATGTGCCACTGGTTCCGTGTGGCTGTCCTGCCCCTTGACGGGGAGCTGGCCGCAGCCCTCTTGTGCCGGGGAAGCCGGAAACGGTGTGCCGTCTGCGGGGCGGCCTTTGTCCCCAAATCCAACCGGGGAAAATACTGCCCCGACTGCGCCGGGCGCATGAAGAAAATCAAAGCCGCCGAGAGAAAGCGGAAACAAAGGCAGAGATGTCACGCTTTAGAGCCTTTCAAACCCGCATAA
- a CDS encoding ATP-binding protein yields MKNEINAVLENMTTTIPEPEDYTGEDGLLYCGKCRKPKEAYFAPDKAAIFGRDRHPAECDCQRTAREEREAAEKRRRHLDTVEELKRRGFTDPTMRDWTFENDNGRNPQTGLARRYVEHWEDMRTDNIGCLFWGGVGTGKSYLAGCIANALMEKEIPVRMTNFALILNDLAASFEGRNEYISRLCRYPLLILDDFGMERGTEYGLEQVFNVIDSRYRSGKPLIVTTNLTLDDLHNPEDTAHSRIYDRLLSMCVPVRFTGDNFRQETAKRKMESMKKLITD; encoded by the coding sequence ATGAAGAATGAAATCAACGCGGTTTTGGAGAATATGACGACCACCATCCCGGAGCCGGAGGACTACACCGGCGAGGACGGTTTACTGTACTGCGGCAAGTGCCGCAAGCCGAAAGAAGCCTATTTTGCGCCGGATAAGGCCGCTATCTTCGGGCGCGACCGCCACCCGGCAGAGTGCGACTGCCAGAGAACCGCCCGCGAGGAACGGGAAGCCGCCGAAAAGCGGCGCAGACACCTTGACACCGTGGAAGAACTGAAACGCCGGGGCTTTACCGACCCCACCATGCGGGACTGGACTTTCGAGAACGACAACGGCAGGAACCCGCAGACCGGGCTTGCCCGCCGGTATGTGGAGCATTGGGAAGATATGCGGACAGACAATATCGGCTGCCTGTTCTGGGGCGGCGTAGGCACCGGCAAAAGCTACCTTGCAGGCTGTATCGCAAACGCCCTCATGGAGAAAGAAATCCCCGTCCGCATGACGAACTTTGCTCTTATCCTCAATGACCTTGCCGCCAGCTTTGAGGGGCGCAACGAGTACATTTCCCGCCTTTGTCGTTATCCGCTGCTGATCCTTGACGACTTCGGCATGGAACGCGGGACGGAATACGGGCTGGAACAGGTGTTCAATGTGATTGACAGCCGTTACCGCAGCGGCAAGCCGCTGATCGTCACGACCAACCTTACGCTGGACGACCTGCACAACCCGGAGGACACCGCCCATTCCCGGATTTATGACCGCCTGCTTTCCATGTGCGTCCCGGTACGCTTTACCGGCGACAACTTCCGGCAGGAAACCGCCAAGCGGAAAATGGAGAGCATGAAGAAACTGATTACCGACTGA
- a CDS encoding transposon-encoded TnpW family protein, producing the protein MADNKQHDTRTTRRPDCVTEIRMGNSVLVVSGYFKKDTTTTAADKMARVLEAEAAATQEPTYPA; encoded by the coding sequence ATGGCAGATAACAAGCAGCACGACACCCGCACCACCCGCCGCCCTGACTGTGTGACGGAAATCCGCATGGGCAATTCCGTCCTTGTCGTGTCCGGCTATTTCAAGAAAGACACCACAACCACAGCCGCCGACAAAATGGCGCGGGTACTGGAAGCGGAAGCCGCTGCTACACAGGAGCCGACTTATCCGGCGTGA